Part of the Vigna unguiculata cultivar IT97K-499-35 chromosome 3, ASM411807v1, whole genome shotgun sequence genome, ATTTATCATTTCGTTACACGTCTCTCTACATGAATGATAAGATCAAATTTGGTTTAGACACTTATTCCTGCTTCCTGCACATATCAGAAGATCTCAGTCAAACCCATCCACCTTTGATTTTCTACtgtttcaaaattcaaaagttCGAATTCATCTcccttttttttcactttcctgTAGAATTTGGAATTTGCTAAAGTAATGGTGTGAACGCAGGCGAGATGTTTAGCAAGCAAGGagtctttttaatatttcaaattgcACCTCTACAGttgataaagaaagaaaaagaaaattagaaaagtaaaagaaagaaGTCAAAGAAGTGGAGAAAACAATGCATTGGGTCCTAGAGCGTGGAACTTTTCATAAAGACACATCAACATTCTCGTCCCACACTAGCCTCCAAAAAGTTGCTGTGTTCTAAGTGCTGATTAACCCGTATTGTCGCCCTTGGCTTTGTGCTAGAAGCAGAATTATGGACCAACTCCATCATCACctattttattgtttgaaaaCGTGTCCTTATATTCGAAGTCGTGTGAACGCGTAGTACACCTTGTTGTAGctctatatatataacacaaccCTTAAGAGGTTACATATATTCCGCCGAACGGAACCATCTGGTTCAGTAGCTAACTAGTAGTGATTGCTGACAGTGTTAACCTCAGACTGAAGAACATAGTTGAAGCAAGATCATGAGGGTGTTTCCGAGGTTCAAGTTTCTGTCACGAGCAGTGCACGAGGAACAGGAGGGTGAGCATGATGGGGAGAGAAACAAGTACCCTTTAACGGAAGGAAGCTTGTGCACGTCCTTAACGTTAACTGTTTGGAAAAAATCCCTAGTGATTAGTTGTAAAGGGTTCACCGTGATTGATTCGTATGGAAACCTGGCTTATAGGGTTGACAATTACATCGGCCACCCCAATGAAGTCATTCTTATGGACGCTTCAGGAAACTCTGTCCTCACTCTGCACCGCTCCAGGGTATGCATGTCTATGTCTTCTTCGCCttcatctttctttctttctgtgCTTTAATGCATAAGTTGTTCAATTTCTCTGTATAAGACTTTCAAGATCGAAGCAGatgaagaaattataaaattgcaATTTTGGAACTGGTGAAATTACTTTATAAAGAAATGGGATGAGACCATTATTGCACTGTTTGCACTAACTATAATATGTCGATGGTGGTCCTTTGTTAATCATATAAAATGATACTTGTggtttgtaaaataatttagcTAAAATGTTACTATCAGTACAAATTTGTTGTGCCATTaagaattaaacaaattaagatGGTATTGTAGATGACatgttgattttgttttgttgcAGAAGCTGGGATTAGTAGATAGGTGGTTTGTGTATGAAGGGGAAAGGGGGAAGCAGAGTACGAGAAGTAAGTGGTGTAAATCGAAAAGCAGACCAGTTTGTTGTGTAAGGAAGCGTGTGAATATTTTAGACGGCAAGCCCAAGGTTCAGGCCTACGTGTATCGTGTAGCATCGGACTCAGATAAACGACATGCGGCGTTTACAGTTGAAGGTTCCTATGCACATAGGACATGTAAAGTGTTTGATGAGTGCAAGAAGGCTGTGGCTGAAATCAAGAGAAAGGAGGCCAATAGCAAAGACGTCTCTTTCGGGATAGAGATTTTTCAATTGGTTGTTCACCCTGGCTTTGATCCTAGCTTTGCCATGGCACTCGTTTTACTACTGGATCAAATGTTTTCGTAGTATTCTCGTAGAGTAACACGTTTCTTGTTTCTATATCCACCTACCATTTTACTCCATAGGCACTGTAAATTAGAAGAGATGTTTATAAAACGAAAAAGACAATTGAAGTAGTCAACTATTTACAGTGTGTTTAATTTCGTGTTTAGGAACAATGAACGCACCACGTCAAGCAAGAAGCTAGACGGAGCAGCGTTCACGTACATTCACATCGTGGAATCAAAGATGGCTTAACCTGTCAAATTATATCTTACGAACGGGAACTCATTTGTTATTTGCGCTTCACAAGAGACTGAGTATGAAAACAGTTGAAATTATGAGGGACTTCGTCCTTGCTATAAATAAATGCCTTAAAAGTTAAATAGAAGGAAAACTCGTTCTTCACAATAAATAATGAGGAAGGAGCTCTATCATTTTACCATAATAAAAAGACAAGGCTTTCTGCACATTGATGCCAACAAATTTAGATCCTCTCCAGCTCCCTACCCTCGTGCGGCCATCAAGCAGCCAACATCTAAACCCTTAAATTTGTTATTACACAGAAATTCGAGAGAGCAGAGAAGAGAGAATATAATGGACGATTGGAATTTCAAATAGAGAGAAGTGTAAATGGAGAGGCCGGAAGAATATGGATCCGAAACTGCGAACCTAGCATTTTGGCAATTACATAGGAAGAAAACAAGATAGGAAGCATGGTTTAGAATGATAGTTGCATGCAATACATGAAAGATCCACACAGAAAGAAACGAGGGAACTTAATCTCACTAATCCATCGTACTCTACCGTGAGGAAAGAATTCTGCTGTTTTATACACCTGTTTTAATGTTACAACATTTGAATCCTGTTTGCCTCTGAACGTGAACACTAGCAACAAATTCATCGCAGGCTTGCAGCCACAACATAACATTATATACAAAGTAGCCTTTTACTAACCTAACACTTGCTAATCACACAACAGTTGCCAGCTACTGATGTGTCTACAGTCAATAATTGATTGATCAATCTGTGTTGTCTCTGCCCCTTTTCCAATCCATCACTACTAATTTTCCAACCTGCTGCTGACTATCATGAACCTTATTTAAATCCCTTGCAGGCGGGGGCATCATACAATGTTGCTTTAAGATGCTGGCATTTGTACGTTTGTTTTCCACAAACGAGTCTCTAACTTGTTTACTAGGTAATGATCTACTTGACTTCGAAATAGGCCACACAAAGTGTCCTTTCTTAGCATCATTATTGTAGTGACTACTGTTCTTGTTCTCAACTATGGAAAACCTTGGCTTCTTTGAGGGAACTATCTGCTCCACACTTCTGCCCACAATGTCAGATCCAATCGTTGAAATTGATCTTGAAGACATCTCTTCAAGTTTCTCATTTGATTTATAGTGGCAAGCTTTCATGGCTTTTTGTGAAGTTTTCCTCTGCCATCTTAAAATTCCATCCGAGCTCCGCCTTGGTGAGTGAGTTGCAATTTCACAGAGAGTTTGTGCAGCAGTTAATATTCTTGGACATCGCTCATCTGTCACAAAGAAAAATGTCAAGCAAGAGATCTTGTTATACTATAAACTTCAGTAAAACTTTTAGGTTAAAGGAAACAAATTTACGAAACAGTTAAACAAGTGtacacatgaaaaaaaaaatgtgttgttCGCAAATAACGCCATACCATTTTCTTTAGTATCAACTTCGCCTCCAAGTTCTGTATTTTCAGACAGAAATCAGTCAGATTATTCAGAGAGAGTGGGAGGAAAGGGGAGAAGAAAAGAATCAGAAGATAGAAAGGCACTGGAGATGAACAGTAACAGATTCAGGTAGcctaagaaaatattttacctGCTTTAGCTTGAGAGTTTTCTGAACAAGATACAGAAGATGAAGAATCCAATTGATGGAAAGGAAGGTTAGCAAATAAAGATGAgaaattctttttttctgtaCTACCAGATGAAGGAACGAGGCTCTCATCATAACTGAATGTGTCAAGGTTTGTGAAGGAACTACGATCAGTACTTGTAGAGTCAGTAATGACACCTATCCTCGACCATTTACCTTGGCACATGCTTCTACTCGTTGATGACTTGACTGCATCAGAATTAGTTCTAGAATGACCACCAAAAGCATGTGACCATGTAAACGCAGGAAGGCTAGGTCGACGAGAAACTTGCTTGCCAGAGCGTTGGTCATTATTACTATTCTTTGTGGTGACAGCAGGTTTGGACACATCAAGCAGCAAAGACTCCAATTCCTGTAATGGATGGACTGCAAGTCGTTCCAAAACATCCTTTGGCTGATGTAATGGAAAGTCAAGCGGACTAGTTGAACTTTCTGTTTCGCTACAATGATCCTGGATGTCAAGAGCCAGTAAGTTcaaaatgatattaatattatatagttttattatCGGTGAAAGTAACTAGGCATACATGAACATGCAAAAGCAACGTGTTTTCGTGACTGGAGAAGCCAAATATGATGAGGACAGCTTTATGTAGCATATATGACAAAActcattgaaattaaaattttattttataaaagcaAAAAATTAGCCCTGACACAACAGTCTCTCTGCTTATGCAGAAATAAGATTGTGTACAATGACCTTCCCACATACTTTCACATTGTCATGAGCCTTTGGCACAGGATCCATTAGTTCTTTAAAGCCAAAGATGAAAGGATACTTGAAAATTTTAACACTAACCTTCTGACATGAGGACATATCTAATGACTGCTCTTTATCCCCATTACCAACACTTTCTGCTGCACAAACTGAACTCAATTGGCAAGTGGACATTTTCATGTTGGAGGAGTAGTCCACCTCAGACATATTTTGGGACTGAGTAGATTTCGGGGGCTGAAGGATAGAGCACGCCTTTCTAACTGAATTCAAAAAACTTACACTCAGATTTGATGTTTTCTTCCCTTTATCTTTGCTTAAATTGGGGCAGTCGAAAGTGCCCCTAAGGAGTTCATCTAACGGTGGTTCATCCATAAGCTTtgtgacatcatgaaaatcatgTTTCAGACCATATAGCCCTGGCAACAATTTCCGAACAAAAAATCCTTTGAAATTTGTTGAAGTTTCACACAGTAATCATAGCTTTAGAGATAAAAGaaaccaaacaagttattatGGTAGAGAAGCTAGGCAATATTAAACTCGTTAGTATTAATTAAACAGCTTATATTAGTTGCTTGAAATTGTAGATAAACAGTGTCAGAACATATATAATTTGCTTATATCGTCACATGTGGGTTAGGTACTAATTCCCGGACATATAGCAAACTGAtgcaaaattacataattaggAAGCCAAAAATTTCATATGTTCGAATAAAGATATGGCTCAGAAAGAAATATCTAAAATCAtagttaaaaaacaataaataatactCTAGACCTCTACAAGTGCAAAGaattaaacataattacatTGCTTCCAGTGGTAATAACCAACCAGAATGATATCGTGTTCAAGATTCAAGAAGAATATAAAAGGGTGCAATTCTTGAGAGATCAAGGGCATTATTGTAAGAAGACTGGTTCAAGAATATCTGTTATGAGCAACACAGCACGTTTGATTGCCTTTACTGGAGAAGCACATAATGAAAATTGACCTGTTTCTGGCTTCAATATCATTATGAAAGAATACACAATGTCTTTATTTCTGTATATCATAGTTAAGTAGACAACTTCAGAAAGGCTTTCTCAAATGTTAAACATAATGACCTGAATTGTTAGATAACTTAACTAACAAACAGATTGATTTTCCATCACAATGTCCAAGATGCACAGTAAACAAATATATAGGGGAAAAAGTTCATTAAGAAAGGGAAATTACATGAGATTTACAAAGAAAGAGAACAATAGGTCAAGCAATTACATTACATACCAAAAAAGTTGTTCCCTGCACTGGTAGAACTGAATATTGATCCACCCATCTTCATTGAGGATGACTCGAATTTAGCCTTTGCAGAAGGCACTTTAAAATTCCTCTTATCACCACGTTTGCTAGCATTGCTTCTTTGCTTTGGTAATTGACTTTTCTCtatacaaaagaaaatcaaGGAACAAAAAAGGTAAGAGCATATAGATAGGAAAGCCACTGATAACTTGTTTGGGGGGAATATACCTGGAGAAGTACAGCTTAAATTATTTGACCCAAGTTTATCTGAAATATCTTTTGACTCCTCAATTCCAATAGGGCTCAAAGAATCTTCCGGCTGGGATATCCGAGGCCTCTTTGAACATGAACTATTACTCCGGTTGGATTTTGCAGCTTTTCGTTGTAACGATACACCTTCCAATCTAGAATTAATTACAGGACTACTTTTTCCATTACCGCTAGGAGAATTTTTGGATGCCTCTTCACCCCTGAGATGGGGCAGCTGACTAGAATTCTTAGAAAGTTGAGTTTCTGCAAATTTGTTGCATGAGGAAAACTCAGATGCTGTTTTTATATTTGCAACATCTGGCACAATAACAGTCAGTCAGTTAAACAgtgtaatacaaaaaaaaaaatgatgacgATATGgttaagggaaaaaaaaaaatagttggcAGAAGCCAAAGGAACATCTCAACCACTACCACATGTGTCCACAAAACAGATATCAGATGGCATGGGACAGTAAGTACTGTTAAGTTATACAACTGCAAAGTGCAAAAGAAGCACGTTGTTTTAATCTGACACCATATTTGGGGATGACTCGGATCCAAGCATTGAACAAAACATTGAACAAAGAGAGTGAGCATATCCAGATCCTCCACCACTAAGCATTTGTTCCCAATCACCTGACATTTTGCTAACACACATGTATGGCATGCATCAAATCCACACTccaacaaataaacaaaaaaatacaagataTTTCATCATCATGTTCAACCTTCCCTTATTTATTTAAGGAATATTATTGACAAGTGTAAGAGTCGCTGCCTTAGTCAGAGCACATAGTTTGTCTCTAGGTTCATTTCTAACCCTACTGATATGAAATTTAACAATATCCAGGTCAAAAACAGTACAAAATCGCAAAAATGATCTAAAATTACATTTCTCCAGCTTCcaaaattgaattatttcaTGACAGTCAAGACCACTAACAAACAAACACCATAATATCACAGATCAAATCACAAAATCTCCAAAGCCAAGGACACACACCCATACACATACAGCagtaacaaaaaaatcaatacaAGGGTAGAAAACAGTAAggtagaaaagaaaacaaaagaaatgaaaataaaattagggaAAGGATAATGAGAGAGAGCAACCTTTTTGAATTATCGAAAAACCCTCGGATCCCATCAATTTGGGTGTGGGTGCTAAGTCAAGTGGTATAGGCAATTCGACAGCGTCCATGGACGGAACCCTAAACCCCTACGCGAATCTGGTGGTGATGTTGGCGAGTGAGGAGtgaggagagagaaagtgagTGTTTGGTACGAAGGAGCATGTTGCGGCTGTTGAAGAATTTCTAGGGCAAAATTTGGGACTCAAAGATCGCTATATATAGTTTTCGGGAAATGGTCTGAAGCCTTTCGTCGGTGGGGAATATTCCGGTAAGGGCACTTCTACATTATTTTTATAGCATGCCCTTTAATCTTCTTTGAGGCTGTTTTTTTAACCCCTTGACGTGGCATTAtccattttccattttcttcttccatcAATGCAATAATAATACATTCGTGCATTTTTATAACGCACATTAACAGACTATTACTGTAACTGACCTTTATTAAAAtgctaaatatataaatacaatttttaatcacttatttatttttataaatacaacatcTTTCTCCATTTTAGCCATTATCATACCTAAAAACATCTTATTTTATacatcattttaaattttttagtttctACTATATCCTACTTGTtttatttcttccttttaattttatttcaccaATCAATTCTTgtcccttatatatatatatatatatatgaaaaagtcatgcaaatttgttcaaaattaaataaattagacaAATTGAAGTAACTCAATATTCTAATCAATTGTCCCTTTTAttgattatttgtttatttaaattttttatgtttaattatattttaattttaaacaatgtaaaataaaatagttttattatttaattatatttttattttaattcataaagtttaaataaatattaaatataattgaccgatactttacttttaaaataaaataaaataatattaataattattaaattaaattttatttaatatcataattaattaagaataattttttttagttgctAATAATCGTGactcatttattaataataaggtttaaaatttattcttgtGACAAAATATATGTCTGTAATTCTGTGCAACCACAAACTGCACGCAGAAAATaatcatatttgaaaaaaaaattatatttgttttattcgAACGATTAAACAGATAGGGTTGTCAACTAGATATACGTGTCAATAGCTAGAACACAATTAGTGAGACATGATTTGTCAATTGTTAAAATCCAATCCATTGGTCAAACTActtaacttaataataaaataaaataaattgtatataaaGAGTTCCAATCAGGTTACTTCTTACTATTACTTAAAGTTAACTAAATGTGATGTCAGTAAATCATATGATAagttgatataattttatatgattaattcTTTTcaattagaaagaaattaattagatgtgtttaacacattttatcattttcttattattgtttataaagATTTTTATCTTTAGAAGAAATTTAAGTGTGAAAGAGTTTCATATTAAgtgcaaataaataatatataaaaaaaatttacaaattcattattttttttttgaaacatatTAGTGTGATctgttatataaatttacttaGTATGTGTGTGGatattcatataaataaaaattattctaaGATTAATAAAAgtcaattatttttctaaaagatacatttttaacattttagaatttattattttgaaatcttaaatttttgtattaaaggcaagatataaaattgaagaaaaatataaaaaaaatattaaaaagaaaacgtAATTTTAAGGTATATGAGATAAAAGAGTAGcacttgatttttattttatttttttaattttatggacGATTTCCTTCCTTCGTTcgatttcaaataattttagtatGTTATAAAGATTAGTAAACATAGACTTTCTTATATCACAAATCTTTTATAGTGGGTTTAAGACAAGTGCATTACTATgacaaatatcataaaataatggtACAAGTAAGGATTATTACTGAAATAagtatgattaaaatatttttctgaaagaataatatataatagaaatgACACATTTTAGAGATTATTAGAAAATCCTTTATCCcaaaaaacaactaaatatttttaacatatgtCAGTATAACTAATTACTTTCAAGCATATAGTTTCTGGTCccacataatatttttttcatataccAAGTACAATCACaacatatttctaaaataacaAGTACAATATCacattattgaaaataaattaatcgtATCTTGACCCAGTGATGAAAATAGACGGATCTAAATATCAGaactaaaaaaacaaagtaATGAAACCTTATAATGATGGTTCCTAAAACATGCTTGAGAAATATATACGAAAATTtctacaatttatatatttatatatatatatatatatatatatatatatatatatatatataatttgagatTAATACGagatattttgtttatttatatttaaaataatctataataatatatatagagattttctcttttatgtttatattttcaaatactaattttatcttttaaaatataattatttattaaatttttgagaattaacggttacttttacgagtttatttaaaaaattgtttgcatttgttttttctcttattctttatttatcaacagtTATCCTCTCatattttctgatatatttcactttattttaataaata contains:
- the LOC114177046 gene encoding protein LURP-one-related 17-like, with protein sequence MRVFPRFKFLSRAVHEEQEGEHDGERNKYPLTEGSLCTSLTLTVWKKSLVISCKGFTVIDSYGNLAYRVDNYIGHPNEVILMDASGNSVLTLHRSRKLGLVDRWFVYEGERGKQSTRSKWCKSKSRPVCCVRKRVNILDGKPKVQAYVYRVASDSDKRHAAFTVEGSYAHRTCKVFDECKKAVAEIKRKEANSKDVSFGIEIFQLVVHPGFDPSFAMALVLLLDQMFS
- the LOC114177045 gene encoding uncharacterized protein LOC114177045, which codes for MDAVELPIPLDLAPTPKLMGSEGFSIIQKDVANIKTASEFSSCNKFAETQLSKNSSQLPHLRGEEASKNSPSGNGKSSPVINSRLEGVSLQRKAAKSNRSNSSCSKRPRISQPEDSLSPIGIEESKDISDKLGSNNLSCTSPEKSQLPKQRSNASKRGDKRNFKVPSAKAKFESSSMKMGGSIFSSTSAGNNFFGLYGLKHDFHDVTKLMDEPPLDELLRGTFDCPNLSKDKGKKTSNLSVSFLNSVRKACSILQPPKSTQSQNMSEVDYSSNMKMSTCQLSSVCAAESVGNGDKEQSLDMSSCQKDHCSETESSTSPLDFPLHQPKDVLERLAVHPLQELESLLLDVSKPAVTTKNSNNDQRSGKQVSRRPSLPAFTWSHAFGGHSRTNSDAVKSSTSRSMCQGKWSRIGVITDSTSTDRSSFTNLDTFSYDESLVPSSGSTEKKNFSSLFANLPFHQLDSSSSVSCSENSQAKAELGGEVDTKENDERCPRILTAAQTLCEIATHSPRRSSDGILRWQRKTSQKAMKACHYKSNEKLEEMSSRSISTIGSDIVGRSVEQIVPSKKPRFSIVENKNSSHYNNDAKKGHFVWPISKSSRSLPSKQVRDSFVENKRTNASILKQHCMMPPPARDLNKVHDSQQQVGKLVVMDWKRGRDNTD